The nucleotide window CATTTGAAGCTGCTATACATAAAATTCAGCACTATATTGGACAAGGTGATGTGTTCCAGGTGAACTTATCTGTGCGTCAGGCGAAAAAGCTTTCGGCTGCACCGATTGCGATGTATGAGGCAGTTCGTTCGTTTAATCCTTCGCCGTATATGGCCTATATTGAAAGTGAAGATTTTGCGGTTGTCAGCGGTTCACCGGAGTTGCTTGTAAAACGTAAAGGTAATGAACTTTCAACAAGACCGATTGCAGGGACACGTCCGCGCGGAGAATCCGAGGAGCAGGATCTGGCCTTGGCCAATGAGCTTATTGAACATGAAAAAGAGCGTGCAGAACATGTCATGCTGGTTGACCTGGAACGCAATGATTTAGGACGGGTGAGCAAATACGGAACGGTAGAAGTAAATGAGTTCATGGTAATTGAGCATTATTCGCATGTAATGCATATCGTTTCGAATGTCCGCGGGGAAATTGCGCAAGGAAAAACAAATGCCGATGTCATTCGGGCAATGTTCCCGGGTGGAACGATTACAGGAGCACCGAAAATCCGTACGATGGAAATTATTGAAGAGCTTGAGCCTGTACGCCGTGGTCTTTACACAGGATCGATCGGCTGGATTGGCTACACAGGCGACCTGGAATTAAATATCGTTATCCGTACAGCGTATATTCAAGATGGCATTGCGTACATTCAGGCTGGTGCAGGAATAGTCATCGATTCGATTCCGGAAAACGAATATATTGAATCCATGAATAAAGCGAAGGCAATGTGGCAGGCAAAAGCGATGGCAGAAGAGGTGAGCAAATGATTTTAATGATTGATAACTATGATTCGTTTACATATAACTTAGTGCAATATTTCGGTGAGTTCGGCCATGAGCTGGTCGTAAAGCGCAACGACGAAATTACGGTGGAAGAAATCGAAAAGCTAGGTCCGATGATGCTTGTTATTTCACCGGGACCTTGTACACCAAATGATGCGGGGGAAAGCCTTCGCATTATCGAACATTTCACAGGGAAGCTTCCAATCTTAGGTGTGTGCTTAGGCCATCAGGCAATTGCACAAGTGTTTGGAGGCGAAGTCGTGCGTGCCGAGAGATTGATGCATGGGAAAACATCTCCTGTTCTTCATAATGGAATTGGTCTGCATAAAAACAATGCGAATCCGTTTTTAGCAACGCGTTATCATTCGCTGATTGTAGAACCTGAAACATTACCGGACTGTCTGGAAGTGACGGCTTGGACAGAGGAAGGCGAAATTATGGGTCTGCGTCATAAACAGTATCCGATTGAAGGGGTTCAATATCATCCGGAATCGATTATGACTGAAGACGGCATGCAGCTGTTAAAAACATTTATTGAGACGTATTGTTAGGAGGAAAGGGCAATGCTTTGTTGGATGAATGGTCAGTATATCGATGAACAGGATCTGAAAATTTCCCCATTTGATCACGGTTTTTTATATGGACTCGGTTTTTTTGAAACGTTTCGTACATATGAGGGAAAGGCTGTCTATTTACATGAGCATTTCAGCCGCCTGCTGGAAGCTTTAAAAGAATACCGTATTGATTTTCCGTATACGCTGCAGAACATGGAAGAGATCATTGAAAAGTTGAATGCACAGGATGGAAAAGAAGGGTATTTTCGTTTGAATGTCTCGGCTGGTGTACATCCGATCGGACTTGCCCCGTCAGAATATAACGAACCGACCGTTATTCTGTTTCGCAAAGAACTGCCGAATATGGTGCGCGGTACAGAAAAAGAAGCGGTCTGGCTGAAAACAGCGCGAAATTCCCCTGAACAGCAGACGCGCTATAAAAGTCATCATTACGGCAACAATGTTCGGGCGCGTCTAGAATTGCCTAGCTTGGCGACACAGGAAGGATTCTTTACCAATCAGGACGGTATTGTCGCAGAAGGCATTACGTCAAACGTCTTTTGGATAAAAGATGGTATACTGTATACGCCTTCTACTAATTTAGGTATTTTACCGGGGATTACCCGAAAAATCGTCATTCAACTCGCTGACGAACTCCAAATCCCGGTCCGGGAAGGCCGCTTTATGGCATGGGAATTGGAACAGGCAGATGAATGCTTTATCACAACTGCTGTACAGGAGCTTGTACCGATTTCCCGTATTGGTAAGGTGCAGTTTGCCGGCAGCGAAGGCAGACTTTATAAAAAGCTGCATCAAATATATTTACAGAAAATCATTACGCTTTTAGGAGAACGTCATGTTAGAAAACTATAAAGTACTCACATTAAATGGGATTGAATTGGATTTTCACAAAGAAACATTCGTGATGGGCATTTTAAACGTAACACCCGACTCATTTTCGGATGGCGGCAAGTTCAATTCGGTAGAAAAAGCTGTTGCCCAGGCGAAAAAAATGGTGGCAGATGGAGCGAAAATTATCGATGTCGGCGGGGAATCTACACGCCCCGGCTATATACGAATTTCCGATGAGGAAGAAATTGCACGTGTCGTACCGGTAATTAGAGCGCTTCTTAAAGAAGTACCTGCGATTATTTCAATTGATACGTATAAATCAAATGTTGCACGTGCCGCAATTGAAGCGGGTGCACATATTATTAATGACATATGGGGTGCAAAAGCGGATCCGGAAATGGCGAATGTTGCTGCAGAACTGGATGTGCCGATTATTTTAATGCATAACCGACTGTCAGATCAGTACGATAACTACTTTTCCGATTATATGTCCGATATGCAGGAAAGCATTACGATTGCAAAAGCAGCAGGTGTGCGAGACGAGCACATTTTCCTTGATCCGGGCATCGGTTTTGTGAAAAGTCTAAGCGAAAGCATTGAAACAATGCAGCGCCTTGATGAGCTTGTAGCATTAGGGTATCCGGTATTGCTTGCAACATCACGCAAGCGTATGATCGGATCGATTTTAGAATTGCCTGTAGAGGAACGAGTGGAAGGGACAGCCGCTACGTGCGCATTTGGAGTCCAAAAGGGCTGCCATATGATGCGTGTTCATGATGTTAAGGAAGTTGCGCGTACAGTGAAAATGATGGATGCGCTTGTAGGGAAATTTGAAGTACAAGGTGAATTGGCACCGAGACATTAAGGAGTTTGCAATGGATTATATTCATTTAAAAGAAATGCAGTTTTTTGGTTATCACGGTGTATTACCGGAAGAAAACGTATTAGGACAACGCTTTCGGGCTAATGTTTCACTTGCTGTTGACATGAAGCGGGCAGGTGAGACGGATGAGCTGGATCATACGGTAAGCTATGTTGGCGTTTATGATATTTGTAAAGAAGTGATTGAAGGTAAACCGTTTAAATTAATTGAAGCAGTTGCGGAAAAAGTGGCTTCAAGTATTTTAACGCAGTATGAAGGTCAGATTTTCGGGTGCCGCGTCGAAATTATTAAGCCGGATCCTCCAATTCCGGGGCATTATAAAGAAGTTGCAGTTGAAATTACTAGAGGGCAATTCGTATGATGACGACAGCTTATTTATCGATTGGCACAAATATCGGTGAGCGTGAGCAAAACTTGCAGGACGCGGTAAAGCTGCTCATTGCACATGAGGCCATTTCAGTAACAGCGATTTCTTCAATTTATGAAACAGCAGCAGTAGGTTATACAGACCAGGCCGATTTTTTAAATATTGCCGTTGCTCTTGAAACAGAGCTTGATGCCTATGAGCTTCTTGCCCAGTGCCAAAAAATCGAAAATGATCTCGGCCGTGTTCGCAAATTCCGCTGGGGACCACGAATTATCGATTTGGACGTTTTGCTGTATGGTCAATTACAATATGAAACAGAAAATTTAACGATTCCACATCCTCGTATGTATGAGCGTGCATTCGTGCTTGTACCATTAGAAGAGATTATGACGCAAAACTGTGATATGCTTGTAGGCGTGCAAAAAGCGTTACATGCACTTGATATAGAGAAAGAAGGCGTCAATCTGTGGAAGAAAATCAATACGGTCGCAGAATTCGTGCCTTTCGAAAACTAAAACGAATTCAGCAAACCGAATTTGCAAAACATATAGGTATATCTGTAACAATTTTAGGGCGTATTGAACGAGGCGAGAAAAAAGCCTCTGAAGAACAACTTCAAACAATTGCAGATGTATTACAAATAGATATAAACGAATTAAAAGGTGAATAACCAAGTGGAGGGAACATAAAGGTGTCAAACATCGACCAAAAGCCATTCCAAATAGGCGATATTATTATGGATAACCGTGTCGTTCTTGCCCCAATGGCTGGAATTTGCAACTCGGCTTTCCGTTTAACTGTAAAAGAGTTTGGTGCAGGGTTAGTCTATGCTGAAATGATCAGTGATAAAGCGTTGAATATCCGCAACAAAAAAACATTGGACATGCTTTATATCGATGAGCGCGAAAATCCGATGACACTGCAAATTTTCGGAGGAGACAAAGAAAATTTAGTAGAGGCAGCGAAGTTTGTAGACAAACATACAACAGCCGACATTATCGATATCAATATGGGGTGTCCTGTAAACAAAATTATTAAATGTGAAGCTGGTGCAAAATGGCTTCTTGATCCGAACAAAATTTACGAAATGGTTTCAGCTGTTGTCGATGCAGTAGACAAGCCGGTTTCGGTAAAAATGCGTATCGGATGGGATGAAGAGCGTGTATTCGCTGTGGAAAATGCCCAAGCAGCAGAACGTGCAGGTGCAGCGGCTATTGCAATGCATGGCCGAACACGTGTGCAAATGTATGAAGGGAAGGCAAACTGGGATATCTTAGCCGAAGTTAAGAAAAATATCAGCATTCCGTTTATCGCAAATGGGGACGTGGAAACACCGGAAGATGCAAAGCGCATTCTGGAACATACGAATGCAGACGCGGTTATGATTGGCCGTGCTGCTTTAGGGAATCCATGGATGATCTATCAAACGGTGAAATACTTGGAATCAGGCATTCAAATTCCAGAGCCATCTGTTCGTGAAAAGATGGATGTTTGTTTACTCCATTTTGAACGTCTGAAAGCACTTAAAGGTGAAAAAGTGGCGGTAAGAGAAATGCGTAAACATGCATCATGGTATTTAAAAGGAATTCGCGGAAACGGGAAAATCCGTAATGCCATCAATTTAACAGAGACTGAGCAAGACTTACGTATTCTTTTGAACAGTGTGGCAGATGAATACGAAGAAGAAGCGGTTATTGTATAGACAGTAGTGAAAGGCATCAGCTCATGATGCCTTTTTGTTATGTAAAGAAAAAGCGCTTAACAGAATTATCTGATATTTAAAATTAATTCGAAACAGGTGAATCGCTATAAGAAATGCTGTACAATGGAAACATTATGGACTATTGTGCCGTTTTGGAGCGCAAAAACATTAAGGAGTGAAATACGTGTCAAATATCGAAGAATTAAACGACCAACTTTTGGTGAGACGCCAGAAGATGACAGATATTCGCGAAAACGGTATGGACCCATTCGGTAACCGTTTTGAACGCACACATTTATCGAACGAAGTTATTGCAGAAAATGAGCAATTAGATAAAGAGCAATTAGAAGAAAATCCACGTGAAGTTGTAATCGCAGGACGTATTATGACAAAGCGCGGTAAAGGTAAAGCAGGTTTTGCGCATATCCAGGACTTAGCCGGCCAAATCCAAATTTATGTACGTAAAGATGCAATCGGTGAAGAAGCATACGAATTATTCAACAAAGCGGATCTTGGAGATATCGTAGGGGTAAAAGGAAATGTATTCCGTACGCAAGTTGGAGAGCTATCTGTTAAAGCAACAGAGTTCACTTTCCTAACGAAAGCGTTACGCCCGTTACCTGATAAATTCCACGGCCTGACAGATGTAGAACAACGCTACCGTCAACGCTATGTAGACTTGATGACAAACGATGAATCAAAAACAACATTCATCCAACGTTCAAAAATCATT belongs to Solibacillus sp. FSL W7-1436 and includes:
- a CDS encoding anthranilate synthase component I family protein gives rise to the protein MQQLETHTFYMTKDEFYYSFQEQTATEKQRAFMESGRGGQYSIAAWKPIATAKSLAQGLELTWGNGETELKTGEALAELEKVIAEYKLEANPKLPDFQGGAIGFISYDYARTIEFLPNEAEDDLQVPDLYFYLFDHWAVHNVQTDEVTLMKFATCEVDLPSWQSDWQQYAEAGLEKRHFNQETAKNMQQDEAELQVSFSGDAFEAAIHKIQHYIGQGDVFQVNLSVRQAKKLSAAPIAMYEAVRSFNPSPYMAYIESEDFAVVSGSPELLVKRKGNELSTRPIAGTRPRGESEEQDLALANELIEHEKERAEHVMLVDLERNDLGRVSKYGTVEVNEFMVIEHYSHVMHIVSNVRGEIAQGKTNADVIRAMFPGGTITGAPKIRTMEIIEELEPVRRGLYTGSIGWIGYTGDLELNIVIRTAYIQDGIAYIQAGAGIVIDSIPENEYIESMNKAKAMWQAKAMAEEVSK
- the pabA gene encoding aminodeoxychorismate/anthranilate synthase component II, which gives rise to MILMIDNYDSFTYNLVQYFGEFGHELVVKRNDEITVEEIEKLGPMMLVISPGPCTPNDAGESLRIIEHFTGKLPILGVCLGHQAIAQVFGGEVVRAERLMHGKTSPVLHNGIGLHKNNANPFLATRYHSLIVEPETLPDCLEVTAWTEEGEIMGLRHKQYPIEGVQYHPESIMTEDGMQLLKTFIETYC
- the pabC gene encoding aminodeoxychorismate lyase, which encodes MLCWMNGQYIDEQDLKISPFDHGFLYGLGFFETFRTYEGKAVYLHEHFSRLLEALKEYRIDFPYTLQNMEEIIEKLNAQDGKEGYFRLNVSAGVHPIGLAPSEYNEPTVILFRKELPNMVRGTEKEAVWLKTARNSPEQQTRYKSHHYGNNVRARLELPSLATQEGFFTNQDGIVAEGITSNVFWIKDGILYTPSTNLGILPGITRKIVIQLADELQIPVREGRFMAWELEQADECFITTAVQELVPISRIGKVQFAGSEGRLYKKLHQIYLQKIITLLGERHVRKL
- the folP gene encoding dihydropteroate synthase; protein product: MLENYKVLTLNGIELDFHKETFVMGILNVTPDSFSDGGKFNSVEKAVAQAKKMVADGAKIIDVGGESTRPGYIRISDEEEIARVVPVIRALLKEVPAIISIDTYKSNVARAAIEAGAHIINDIWGAKADPEMANVAAELDVPIILMHNRLSDQYDNYFSDYMSDMQESITIAKAAGVRDEHIFLDPGIGFVKSLSESIETMQRLDELVALGYPVLLATSRKRMIGSILELPVEERVEGTAATCAFGVQKGCHMMRVHDVKEVARTVKMMDALVGKFEVQGELAPRH
- the folB gene encoding dihydroneopterin aldolase, with amino-acid sequence MDYIHLKEMQFFGYHGVLPEENVLGQRFRANVSLAVDMKRAGETDELDHTVSYVGVYDICKEVIEGKPFKLIEAVAEKVASSILTQYEGQIFGCRVEIIKPDPPIPGHYKEVAVEITRGQFV
- the folK gene encoding 2-amino-4-hydroxy-6-hydroxymethyldihydropteridine diphosphokinase, with product MMTTAYLSIGTNIGEREQNLQDAVKLLIAHEAISVTAISSIYETAAVGYTDQADFLNIAVALETELDAYELLAQCQKIENDLGRVRKFRWGPRIIDLDVLLYGQLQYETENLTIPHPRMYERAFVLVPLEEIMTQNCDMLVGVQKALHALDIEKEGVNLWKKINTVAEFVPFEN
- a CDS encoding helix-turn-helix domain-containing protein; its protein translation is MEENQYGRRIRAFRKLKRIQQTEFAKHIGISVTILGRIERGEKKASEEQLQTIADVLQIDINELKGE
- the dusB gene encoding tRNA dihydrouridine synthase DusB; this encodes MSNIDQKPFQIGDIIMDNRVVLAPMAGICNSAFRLTVKEFGAGLVYAEMISDKALNIRNKKTLDMLYIDERENPMTLQIFGGDKENLVEAAKFVDKHTTADIIDINMGCPVNKIIKCEAGAKWLLDPNKIYEMVSAVVDAVDKPVSVKMRIGWDEERVFAVENAQAAERAGAAAIAMHGRTRVQMYEGKANWDILAEVKKNISIPFIANGDVETPEDAKRILEHTNADAVMIGRAALGNPWMIYQTVKYLESGIQIPEPSVREKMDVCLLHFERLKALKGEKVAVREMRKHASWYLKGIRGNGKIRNAINLTETEQDLRILLNSVADEYEEEAVIV